The Carassius auratus strain Wakin unplaced genomic scaffold, ASM336829v1 scaf_tig00217072, whole genome shotgun sequence genome includes a region encoding these proteins:
- the LOC113099846 gene encoding sodium/potassium/calcium exchanger 3 yields the protein MDGDSCVRVWTRPLQVMLQQKKIKARRKKRKDLFGGQMCFMGLLLLAVSCLSSLAENSGYGISSLSDEDSERWESRRLLQDSDIDSNFTQEAPVEKNCTPPVGHLASR from the exons ATGGATGGGGATTCGTGTGTTCGCGTGTGGACTCGACCGCTGCAAGTGATGCTCCAGCAGAAGAAGATCAAAGCGCGGAGGAAAAAGCGTAAGGACTTGTTCGGAGGACAGATGTGCTTCATGGGGCTGCTTCTCCTGGCGGTGTCCTGCTTGTCCAGTTTGGCCGAGAATTCCG GTTATGGCATCTCCAGTCTCTCAGATGAAGATAGTGAGAGGTGGGAAAGCCGCAGGCTGCTGCAGGACTCTGACATTGACAGCAACTTCACTCAGGAAGCGCCGGTTGAAAAGAACTGCACACCACCTG TTGGACATTTGGCTAGCAGATGA